The Humulus lupulus chromosome 3, drHumLupu1.1, whole genome shotgun sequence genome window below encodes:
- the LOC133822080 gene encoding uncharacterized protein LOC133822080 isoform X1, whose translation MLAPGGGSRSWRQADGEAVDSLGSSSSPWTVSNPAPGRGPYRLQLLVIDSRSQSLRHSSSFTAPSLTPSPLGLQLRSRLRHSLISHRQLVTSLTRVTSQSRYHTVHTLMFKIALVLLLRLIRH comes from the exons ATGTTGG CACCAGGTGGAGGCAGTCGGAGTTGGAGGCAGGCAGACGGAGAGGCAGTCGACTCTCTTGGTTCCAGCTCCAGCCCATGGACCGTCTCGAATCCAGCTCCAGGCCGTGGACCCTATCGACTCCAGCTCCTAGTCATTGACTCTCGGTCTCAGTCACTCCGTCACTCATCTTCGTTCACAGCTCCATCACTCACTCCGTCGCCTCTCGGTCTCCAGCTCCGTTCACGGCTCCGTCACTCACTCATCTCTCATAGGCAGCTGGTTACATCACTCACGAGAGTCACTAGTCAGTCTCGGTACCACACGGTGCACACACTCA TGTTTAAGATTGCCTTGGTTCTTCTTCTTCGACTTATTCGGCACTGA
- the LOC133822080 gene encoding uncharacterized protein LOC133822080 isoform X4: MLAPGGGSRSWRQADGEAVDSLGSSSSPWTVSNPAPGRGPYRLQLLVIDSRSQSLRHSSSFTAPSLTPSPLGLQLRSRLRHSLISHRQLVTSLTRVTSQSRYHTVHTLSNV; the protein is encoded by the exons ATGTTGG CACCAGGTGGAGGCAGTCGGAGTTGGAGGCAGGCAGACGGAGAGGCAGTCGACTCTCTTGGTTCCAGCTCCAGCCCATGGACCGTCTCGAATCCAGCTCCAGGCCGTGGACCCTATCGACTCCAGCTCCTAGTCATTGACTCTCGGTCTCAGTCACTCCGTCACTCATCTTCGTTCACAGCTCCATCACTCACTCCGTCGCCTCTCGGTCTCCAGCTCCGTTCACGGCTCCGTCACTCACTCATCTCTCATAGGCAGCTGGTTACATCACTCACGAGAGTCACTAGTCAGTCTCGGTACCACACGGTGCACACACTCAGTAA TGTTTAA
- the LOC133822079 gene encoding spermidine synthase 1, protein MAEDGVAAAVTNDLSTKRPREEEGEEEANGVSVSSIVSMETDGTKEPNSISTVIPGWFSEISPMWPGEAHSLKVEKILFQGKSDYQDVMVFQSSTYGKVLVLDGVIQLTERDECAYQEMITHLPLCSIPNPKKVLVIGGGDGGVLREVARHTSVEQVDICEIDKMVVEVSKEYFPDVAVGYNDPRVTLHIGDGVAFLKAVPEGTYDAVIVDSSDPIGPAQELFEKPFFQSVARALRPGGVVCTQAESIWLHMHIIEDIVANCRHIFKGSVNYAWTTVPTYPSGVIGFMLCSTEGPDVDFKHPVNPIDAQDNSERPLKFYNSEIHTAAFCLPSFAKRVIESKK, encoded by the exons ATGGCCGAGGATGGTGTTGCTGCGGCAGTTACCAATGATTTGTCTACGAAGAGACccagagaagaagaaggagaagaagaagcaAATGGAGTCTCCGTTTCCTCGATTGTTTCTATGGAGACTGATGGGACCAAAGAGCCTAATTCAATCTCAACCGTCATACCTGGGTGGTTTTCTGAGATTAGCCCAATGTGGCCCG GAGAGGCACACTCGTTGAAGGTAGAGAAGATTTTATTTCAGGGGAAGTCTGACTACCAGGATGTGATGGTTTTCCAG TCATCAACTTATGGAAAGGTTCTTGTTTTGGATGGAGTGATCCAGCTCACAGAGCGGGATGAATGTGCCTACCAAGAAATGATCACTCACCTACCCTTGTGCTCAATTCCAAACCCCAAAAAG GTTTTAGTTATTGGTGGAGGAGATGGTGGAGTCCTTCGGGAAGTTGCTCGCCATACCTCTGTCGAGCAAGTGGATATATGTGAAATCGACAAAATGGTGGTTGAG GTATCTAAAGAGTATTTCCCTGATGTGGCTGTTGGATATAATGATCCACGGGTGACACTTCACATTGGTGATG GAGTTGCATTTTTGAAGGCTGTTCCAGAAGGAACTTATGATGCAGTTATAGTGGATTCTTCTGATCCAATCG GTCCTGCACAGGAGCTTTTTGAAAAGCCATTCTTTCAGTCAGTAGCAAGGGCTCTTCGTCCAGGAGGAGTTGTGTGTACTCAGGCAGAGAGTATATGGCTCCACATGCACATCATTGAGGATATCGTTGCAAATTGTCGCCACATATTTAAGGGATCAGTTAACTATGCATGGACCACTGTCCCAACATACCCCAG TGGTGTTATTGGTTTTATGCTGTGTTCTACTGAGGGACCAGATGTTGACTTTAAACACCCTGTGAATCCAATTGATGCACAAGACAATTCAGAAAGACCCTTGAAGTTTTACAACTCTGAG ATTCACACGGCTGCTTTCTGTTTGCCATCTTTTGCGAAGAGGGTGATTGAGTCCAAAAAATAA
- the LOC133822080 gene encoding uncharacterized protein LOC133822080 isoform X3, producing the protein MLAPGGGSRSWRQADGEAVDSLGSSSSPWTVSNPAPGRGPYRLQLLVIDSRSQSLRHSSSFTAPSLTPSPLGLQLRSRLRHSLISHRQLVTSLTRVTSQSRYHTVHTLSSWRREFMNPL; encoded by the exons ATGTTGG CACCAGGTGGAGGCAGTCGGAGTTGGAGGCAGGCAGACGGAGAGGCAGTCGACTCTCTTGGTTCCAGCTCCAGCCCATGGACCGTCTCGAATCCAGCTCCAGGCCGTGGACCCTATCGACTCCAGCTCCTAGTCATTGACTCTCGGTCTCAGTCACTCCGTCACTCATCTTCGTTCACAGCTCCATCACTCACTCCGTCGCCTCTCGGTCTCCAGCTCCGTTCACGGCTCCGTCACTCACTCATCTCTCATAGGCAGCTGGTTACATCACTCACGAGAGTCACTAGTCAGTCTCGGTACCACACGGTGCACACACTCA GTTCTTGGAGAAGAGAGTTTATGAACCCCCTTTGA
- the LOC133822080 gene encoding uncharacterized protein LOC133822080 isoform X2 gives MLAPGGGSRSWRQADGEAVDSLGSSSSPWTVSNPAPGRGPYRLQLLVIDSRSQSLRHSSSFTAPSLTPSPLGLQLRSRLRHSLISHRQLVTSLTRVTSQSRYHTVHTLSKFLEKRVYEPPLML, from the exons ATGTTGG CACCAGGTGGAGGCAGTCGGAGTTGGAGGCAGGCAGACGGAGAGGCAGTCGACTCTCTTGGTTCCAGCTCCAGCCCATGGACCGTCTCGAATCCAGCTCCAGGCCGTGGACCCTATCGACTCCAGCTCCTAGTCATTGACTCTCGGTCTCAGTCACTCCGTCACTCATCTTCGTTCACAGCTCCATCACTCACTCCGTCGCCTCTCGGTCTCCAGCTCCGTTCACGGCTCCGTCACTCACTCATCTCTCATAGGCAGCTGGTTACATCACTCACGAGAGTCACTAGTCAGTCTCGGTACCACACGGTGCACACACTCAGTAA GTTCTTGGAGAAGAGAGTTTATGAACCCCCTTTGATGTTGTAA